The Nitrogeniibacter aestuarii genome has a window encoding:
- the gcvP gene encoding aminomethyl-transferring glycine dehydrogenase, whose protein sequence is MSSTPFSAPLSDLEQRDAFIGRHIGPDADDMAAMLSALGVSSLDVLIEQTVPPAIRLSEPLPLDEPMPEHEALARLKAIADKNVIKSSMIGMGYYGTHVPSVILRNVLENPGWYTAYTPYQAEIAQGRLEALLNYQQMVIDLTGMELANASLLDEATAAAEAMTMARRVSKAKSNTFFMDEGCWPQTIDVVRTRAALFGFELVFGAAEEAAQHEVFGALLQNPTQDGTVRDLTDAITALKNTGAVVAVACDLMAQVLVKSPGAMGADIALGSAQRFGVPMGFGGPHAAFFATKDAHKRAVPGRIIGVSIDARGKTALRMALQTREQHIRREKANSNICTSQVLLANMAGMYAVYHGPEGLKTIAGRIHRLTAITAAGLEAAGMSVVNATAFDTLVLDTGDQTDDLMAGALAAGYNLRRCGNTGIGIAFDETHTRDDVLALLGILTGQLPDIDALDADAAARNEMLPAALQRTDAILTHPVFNQHHTEHEMLRYLKRLQNKDLALDHSMISLGSCTMKLNATAEMIPVTWAQFGNMHPFCPIDQAQGYVEMIEGLEDYLRAVTGFPAISMQPNSGAQGEYAGLLAIRRYHDSRGDQARNICLIPKSAHGTNPATAQMCNMKVVVVDCDENGNVDVADLKAKAEQHAASLACLMITYPSTHGVFESAIREICDTIHAHGGQVYMDGANLNAQVGLTSPAAIGADVSHMNLHKTFCIPHGGGGPGMGPIGLAAHLAPFMANHVVQPMQGPHAGQGAVSAAPWGSASILPISWMYITMMGARGLKTATEVAILNANYIAKRLEGHYPVLYTGEHGRVAHECIIDIRPIKAACGITEVDIAKRLMDYGFHAPTMSFPVAGTIMIEPTESEPRGELDRFVDALISIRQEIARIESGDWDAENNPLKHAPHSQADIIGDWDRPYTRQEGVFPLPWVADNKFWPSVNRIDDVYGDRNLFCACVPMEAYED, encoded by the coding sequence ATGTCCAGCACCCCGTTCTCAGCTCCGCTTTCAGATCTCGAACAACGCGACGCCTTCATCGGCCGCCACATCGGCCCCGACGCCGATGACATGGCCGCCATGCTGAGCGCGCTCGGCGTCAGCAGCCTCGATGTGCTCATCGAGCAGACCGTGCCGCCGGCCATCCGTCTGAGCGAACCGCTGCCGCTGGACGAGCCCATGCCCGAGCACGAAGCCCTGGCCAGGCTCAAGGCCATTGCGGACAAGAACGTGATCAAGTCGTCCATGATCGGCATGGGCTACTACGGCACCCACGTGCCCAGCGTCATCCTGCGCAACGTGCTGGAAAACCCGGGCTGGTACACCGCCTACACGCCCTACCAGGCGGAGATCGCCCAGGGACGTCTGGAGGCGCTGCTCAACTACCAGCAGATGGTCATCGATCTCACCGGCATGGAGCTGGCCAACGCCTCTTTGCTGGACGAAGCCACCGCCGCCGCCGAGGCCATGACCATGGCCCGCCGGGTAAGCAAGGCCAAGAGCAACACCTTCTTCATGGATGAAGGCTGCTGGCCGCAGACCATCGACGTGGTGCGCACCCGTGCCGCCCTGTTCGGTTTCGAGCTGGTGTTCGGCGCCGCCGAAGAGGCTGCCCAGCATGAGGTGTTCGGCGCCCTGCTGCAGAACCCGACGCAGGACGGCACCGTGCGCGACCTCACCGACGCCATCACCGCGCTGAAGAACACCGGCGCGGTCGTCGCCGTGGCCTGCGACCTGATGGCCCAGGTGCTGGTCAAGAGCCCCGGCGCCATGGGCGCAGACATCGCCCTCGGCTCGGCCCAGCGCTTTGGCGTGCCCATGGGCTTCGGCGGACCGCATGCCGCCTTCTTCGCCACGAAAGACGCCCACAAGCGCGCCGTGCCGGGCCGCATCATCGGCGTGTCCATCGACGCCCGTGGCAAGACCGCCCTGCGCATGGCCCTGCAGACCCGCGAACAGCACATCCGCCGCGAGAAGGCCAACTCCAACATCTGCACCTCGCAGGTGCTGCTGGCCAACATGGCAGGCATGTACGCGGTGTATCACGGCCCCGAAGGGCTCAAGACCATTGCCGGGCGCATCCACCGGCTCACGGCCATCACCGCCGCCGGGCTGGAAGCCGCCGGCATGTCGGTGGTCAATGCCACCGCCTTCGACACCCTGGTGCTCGACACCGGCGACCAGACCGACGACCTCATGGCCGGCGCGCTGGCCGCGGGCTACAACCTGCGCCGCTGCGGCAACACCGGCATCGGTATCGCCTTTGACGAGACCCACACCCGCGACGATGTGCTCGCCCTGCTCGGCATTCTCACCGGCCAGTTGCCGGACATCGACGCGCTGGACGCCGACGCGGCCGCCCGCAACGAGATGCTGCCGGCCGCCCTGCAACGCACCGACGCCATCCTCACCCACCCAGTGTTCAACCAGCATCACACCGAACACGAGATGCTGCGCTACCTCAAGCGCCTGCAGAACAAGGACCTGGCGCTCGACCACTCGATGATCTCGCTCGGCTCGTGCACCATGAAGCTCAACGCCACCGCCGAGATGATTCCGGTCACCTGGGCGCAGTTCGGCAACATGCACCCCTTCTGCCCCATCGACCAGGCGCAAGGCTATGTGGAGATGATCGAAGGGCTGGAAGACTACCTGCGCGCGGTTACCGGCTTCCCGGCCATCAGCATGCAGCCCAACTCGGGCGCTCAGGGCGAATACGCCGGCCTGCTGGCCATCCGCCGCTACCACGACAGCCGCGGCGATCAGGCGCGCAACATCTGCCTCATCCCCAAGAGTGCCCACGGCACCAACCCCGCCACCGCGCAGATGTGCAACATGAAGGTGGTGGTGGTCGATTGCGACGAGAACGGCAACGTGGACGTGGCCGATCTGAAAGCCAAGGCCGAGCAGCACGCCGCCAGCCTCGCCTGCCTGATGATCACCTACCCGAGCACCCACGGCGTGTTCGAATCCGCCATCCGCGAGATCTGCGACACCATCCACGCCCACGGCGGCCAGGTGTACATGGACGGCGCCAACCTCAACGCTCAGGTGGGCCTCACCTCACCGGCCGCCATCGGCGCCGACGTGAGCCACATGAACCTGCACAAGACCTTCTGCATCCCGCACGGCGGCGGCGGCCCGGGCATGGGCCCCATCGGTCTGGCTGCCCACCTGGCCCCGTTCATGGCCAACCACGTGGTGCAACCCATGCAAGGCCCCCACGCCGGCCAGGGCGCCGTCTCCGCCGCCCCTTGGGGTTCGGCCAGCATCCTGCCCATCAGCTGGATGTACATCACCATGATGGGCGCCCGCGGCCTCAAGACCGCCACCGAAGTGGCCATCCTCAACGCCAACTACATCGCCAAGCGCCTCGAAGGCCACTACCCGGTGCTCTACACCGGCGAGCACGGCCGCGTGGCCCACGAGTGCATCATCGACATCCGCCCCATCAAGGCCGCCTGCGGCATCACCGAGGTCGACATCGCCAAGCGCCTGATGGACTACGGCTTCCACGCCCCCACCATGAGCTTCCCCGTGGCCGGCACCATCATGATCGAGCCCACCGAGAGTGAGCCACGCGGCGAGCTGGACCGCTTTGTGGACGCCCTCATCAGCATCCGCCAGGAAATCGCCCGAATCGAATCCGGCGACTGGGACGCCGAAAACAACCCCCTCAAACACGCCCCGCACAGCCAGGCCGACATCATCGGCGACTGGGACCGCCCCTACACCCGCCAGGAAGGCGTCTTCCCCCTGCCCTGGGTGGCGGACAACAAATTCTGGCCGAGCGTCAATCGCATTGACGACGTGTATGGCGACCGGAATCTGTTCTGCGCTTGTGTGCCGATGGAGGCTTACGAGGACTGA